The Pseudomonadota bacterium region TGGAGCGGGTCACGGCCGTGCGCAGCGTGCTGCTGCGGACCGCCGAAGCGGATCCGACACTGGGGGAGCGTGCCTACGCAATCGGTAAGGCACTCTCAGGGCTGAAGGACCGCCTGCAGGGCAACGAGATGCGGGCGATGGCCAACGACCCAGGCACGCCCTCGGTGGGCGATCGCTTGTTCCACGCTGGACTCGGGCGCGTGCTCAGCACCTACGGGCCCACCCATGGCCATGAGATGAGCTTGCGCTTGGCGGAAACGGAGTTCGCGAAGATCGCCACAGAACTAACAGACTTGTTGGATGTGCAACTGGTGGAGATCGAGATGGCACTCGATGCAGCGGGTGCGCCGTGGACGCCAGGGCGAGCCGCCACCCAGTGAGCTTCTCCGGCGCGCGTCGTCGCACAGGCATCACCTTGTGGCTGTTGCTGCTCGCTGGCATCGCTGCCAGCGAGGTGCCGGTGGTCGACGCGCCGACCGCCCACGAACTCACCCAGGCCGGCAAGGTCACATTGATCGACGTGCGCACGCCCGAGGAATGGAAGGAGTCGGGCGTGCCCGCGGGGGCCATCACGATCGCCCTGCAGGACCCAGACCTGCTGCGCCAGGTGATGCTGCATGCGGATCGTGACCCGAACCATCCTGTCTTGCTGATCTGCCGCACCGGCCGACGCTCGGGGATCGCCGCCGACCTGCTGACCCAAGCGGGATTCGTCAATGTGGCCAACGTGCGTGAAGGCCTGGCGGGGCGCCGCGGCGCAGGACCCGGGTGGGTACGACGGGGGCTGCCTATGGAAGCGTACGACCCGACCCGTCACGCCCCGAGGACCGCCAGCGTGGAGGCGGCCTCCCCGTGAAGCTGCGGGTCCCACCGCCGGTGGTCGGGCTCCTGTGCGCGGGGGCGGCCTGGGGCCTGCATCGTTGGGGGCCTCTCATTGAAGTTCACGTACCGGGCCAACGGGCCGTTGCGGTCACGCTCATCGCGGTCGGCTTGGCGATCGACGTGACCGCGGTGATCGCGTTCTTCCGCGCCAAGACGTCCATCACGCCGCTCGCGCCCGGCAAGACCACCGAGCTGGTCG contains the following coding sequences:
- a CDS encoding rhodanese-like domain-containing protein, with amino-acid sequence MSFSGARRRTGITLWLLLLAGIAASEVPVVDAPTAHELTQAGKVTLIDVRTPEEWKESGVPAGAITIALQDPDLLRQVMLHADRDPNHPVLLICRTGRRSGIAADLLTQAGFVNVANVREGLAGRRGAGPGWVRRGLPMEAYDPTRHAPRTASVEAASP
- a CDS encoding isoprenylcysteine carboxylmethyltransferase family protein, giving the protein MKLRVPPPVVGLLCAGAAWGLHRWGPLIEVHVPGQRAVAVTLIAVGLAIDVTAVIAFFRAKTSITPLAPGKTTELVVSGWYRFSRNPMYLGMLGVLIGWVLWLGQPLGVLTLILFVIWITTFQIVPEEQVLAQKFGERYEAYRSRVRRWL